A stretch of the Drosophila yakuba strain Tai18E2 unplaced genomic scaffold, Prin_Dyak_Tai18E2_2.1 Segkk2_quiver_pilon_scaf, whole genome shotgun sequence genome encodes the following:
- the LOC122319637 gene encoding uncharacterized protein LOC122319637, which yields MSQNDTRSQRQREQDERRLSVQRNNAYFSYVSPTTNKSNLLPTNQERARSCSPALLAPTEASLPPTTTAGDIPTARSISSSAAPAHALTESAKAKPQVINGSAALPAKQKENVNKKAGSTWQTGMDRYITIKRKLSPENSDLENKPKNTRDNSTLINNVAPGNTNRFALLADTAEDVPLGSVDIEPKKTKPPPIYIREKSTSGFVNALIGMIGKESFHIIPFVRGTINEIKLQTKTEDNYRKVTNYLTEQKIGFYTYQLKSSKGLQVVLKGIESDVTPEEITEALKEKGFYAKRVFNI from the coding sequence atgagTCAGAACGACACTCGCTCTCAGCGTCAGCGTGAGCAAGACGAACGCCGGCTCTCAGTTCAACGCAACAACGCGTATTTCTCCTACGTCTCACCGACAACCAACAAATCAAATCTTCTACCAACAAATCAAGAAAGAGCGCGCTCttgctctcccgctctcttAGCTCCGACAGAAGCCTCGCTacctccaacaacaacagctggagATATACCGACAGCCCGCTCTATCTCGTCATCGGCTGCACCCGCTCACGCTCTGACTGAGTCAGCGAAAGCAAAACCGCAAGTAATAAACGGTTCTGCTGCACTaccagcaaaacaaaaagaaaacgtaaacaaaaaagctgGGTCGACCTGGCAGACTGGAATGGACCGCTACATtacaataaagcgaaagctcaGCCCGGAAAATTCAGATTTGGAaaacaagccgaaaaataCACGCGACAATTCTACCTTGATCAACAATGTAGCCCCCGGAAATACCAACAGATTTGCCTTGCTGGCAGATACCGCTGAGGACGTGCCGCTGGGATCCGTTGATATCGAACCGAAGAAAACAAAGCCTCCACCAATATACATCCGCGAGAAGAGCACAAGCGGTTTTGTAAATGCTTTGATTGGCATGATTGGAAAAGAAAGCTTTCATATAATTCCCTTCGTAAGAGGTActatcaatgaaatcaaacttCAAACGAAAACGGAGGACAACTACAGAAAAGTCACAAACTATCTTACCGAACAAAAAATAGGCTTCTacacctaccagcttaaaagcagcaagggccTGCAAGTAGTACTGAAGGGCATTGAGTCTGATGTTACGCCCGAAGAGATAACTGAGGCGCTAAAGGAAAAGGGATTTTACGCCAAAAGGGTGTTCAATATctaa